The Neovison vison isolate M4711 chromosome 10, ASM_NN_V1, whole genome shotgun sequence genome has a segment encoding these proteins:
- the RNASEL gene encoding 2-5A-dependent ribonuclease isoform X1, translating to METKSPNSLQESPTPSGTERTSEDGIQLLKAVKEGNIELLQQLLEGGAEVNFQDEWGWSALHNAVQCCREDMVNLLLHYGADPCLKKKNGATPFIIAGIVGNVELLKLFLSKGADVNECDANGFTAFMEAAVHGEEEALKFLYENGAEVNLSRKTKENQKRLRKGGATALMDAAENGHADILKILLDEMGADVKARDNMGRNALIYAFRKSDNGNLVDIISLLLYHGADVNVRGEKGKTPLILAVERGHLGLVQMLLEQEHIEIDDTDREGKTALLLAVELKQKKIAQLLCNKEASTDCGDLVMIARRNYDAPLVKLLLSHGAREDGPPPVEDWKPQSSRWGEALEHLRRIYRPMIGNLKIFIDEEYKIADTSEGGIYLGFYEGQEVAVKRFSEGSTRGQQEVSCLQSSRANNDLVTFYGSESYKDCLYVCLALCEQTLEEHFAMCSGEAVENEEDVFARNVLSSVFNAVEKLHQLCGYTHQDLRPQNILIDSKNAICLADFDESIKWAGEPQEIKRDLQALGWLVLYVVRKGELPFETLKTKSNEEVIRLSPDEETRDLIRCLFNAGDNVQGHLNGLLGHPFFWSWENRYRTLRDVGNESDIKKGAVNSEIVQLLQPEKSECSRSFARWTYEIDKYVMHKMNNFYITKKRPAYKNTLSDLLKFIRNLGEHINEDKNKDMKSRIGEPFQYLQKRFPDLVMYVYKKLQNTEYRKHFPQNSQSEKALA from the exons ATGGAGACCAAGAGCCCTAACAGCCTTCAGGAGAGTCCCACACCCTCTGGCACTGAGAGGACATCAGAGGATGGCATTCAGTTACTCAAagctgttaaagaaggaaacatcGAGCTGCTCCAGCAATTGCTGGAAGGAGGGGCTGAGGTCAACTTCCAGGATGAATGGGGGTGGTCAGCTTTGCATAACGCCGTACAATGTTGCCGGGAGGACATGGTGAATCTTCTGCTTCACTATGGTGCAGACCCTTGTCTAAAGAAGAAGAATGGAGCCACTCCCTTCATCATTGCTGGGATTGTGGGAAATGTGGAGCTGCtcaaacttttcctttctaaaggAGCAGATGTCAATGAGTGTGATGCTAACGGCTTCACAGCTTTCATGGAAGCTGCTGTGCATGGTGAGGAGGAAGCCTTAAAATTCCTGTATGAGAATGGGGCAGAGGTGAATTTGAGTCGAAAGACAAAGGAGAATCAGAAGAGGCTTAGAAAAGGAGGGGCCACAGCTCTAATGGATGCTGCTGAGAATGGACATGCAGACATCTTGAAGATCCTCCTTGATGAGATGGGGGCAGATGTCAAAGCCCGTGACAATATGGGCAGAAATGCTTTGATCTATGCCTTTAGGAAGTCTGATAATGGAAACTTGGTGGACATCATTTCCCTTCTGCTGTACCACGGGGCTGATGTCAatgtgagaggagagaaagggaagacacCCCTGATCCTGGCAGTGGAAAGGGGACACTTGGGTTTAGTGCAGATGCTTCTGGAACAAGAACATATAGAGATTGATGACACAGACCGAGAGGGCAAAACAGCGCTTCTGTTGGCTGTCGAACTCAAACAGAAGAAAATTGCTCAACTCTTATGCAACAAAGAAGCCAGCACAGACTGTGGGGATCTTGTGATGATAGCGAGACGCAATTATGACGCTCCCCTTGTAAAGCTGCTTCTCTCTCATGGGGCCAGAGAAGATGGTCCCCCTCCTGTGGAAGACTGGAAGCCTCAGAGCTCACGCTGGGGGGAGGCCTTGGAACATCTCCGCAGAATATACCGCCCTATGATTGGCAATCTCAAGATCTTTATTGATGAAGAATATAAAATCGCTGACACTTCTGAAGGGGGCATCTACCTTGGGTTCTATGAAGGGCAGGAAGTAGCTGTGAAGCGATTCTCTGAAGGCAGCACACGCGGACAACAGGAAGTCTCCTGTCTGCAGAGCAGCCGAGCAAACAATGACTTGGTGACATTCTATGGGAGTGAGAGCTACAAGGACTGTCTGTATGTGTGTCTTGCCCTCTGTGAGCAGACCCTGGAGGAACACTTCGCCATGTGTAGCGGGGAGGCTGTGGAAAATGAGGAAGATGTGTTTGCCCGAAATGTCCTCTCATCTGTATTTAACGCTGTTGAGAAACTCCATCAGCTGTGTGGATACACACACCAGGATCTACGCCCACAAAACATCTTAATAG ATTCCAAGAATGCTATTTGCCTGGCAGATTTTGATGAAAGCATCAAGTGGGCTGGAGAGCCGCAGGAAATCAAGAGAGATCTACAG GCCCTCGGATGGCTGGTCCTGTATGTGGTAAGGAAGGGAGAACTCCCTTTTGAGACACTGAAGACGAAAAGCAATGAAGAGGTGATTCGACTTTCTCCAGATGAAGAAACTCGGGACCTCATTCGTTGCCTGTTTAATGCAGGAGACAACGTGCAGGGGCACCTGAACGGCCTGCTGGGTCATCCCTTCTTTTGGAGTTGGGAGAA CCGCTATAGGACCCTGAGAGATGTGGGAAATGAATCTGACATTAAAAAGGGTGCCGTTAACAGCGAGATTGTCCAACTCCTGCAACCTGAAAAATCTGAATGTTCCAGAAGTTTTGCCAGGTGGACTTATGAG attgaCAAATATGTTATGCATAAAATGAATAACTTTTATATAACTAAAAAAAGGCCTGCTTATAAGAACACTCTGAGTGATCTGTTAAAGTTCATCCGGAATTTGGGAGAACATAttaatgaagacaaaaataaaga CATGAAGTCAAGAATTGGAGAACCTTTCCAGTATTTGCAAAAGAGATTTCCCGATCTGGTCATGTATGTCTataaaaaactacagaacacGGAATACAGAAAGCATTTCCCCCAAAACTCACAATCCGAAAAAGCACTGGCGTGA
- the RNASEL gene encoding 2-5A-dependent ribonuclease isoform X2 encodes METKSPNSLQESPTPSGTERTSEDGIQLLKAVKEGNIELLQQLLEGGAEVNFQDEWGWSALHNAVQCCREDMVNLLLHYGADPCLKKKNGATPFIIAGIVGNVELLKLFLSKGADVNECDANGFTAFMEAAVHGEEEALKFLYENGAEVNLSRKTKENQKRLRKGGATALMDAAENGHADILKILLDEMGADVKARDNMGRNALIYAFRKSDNGNLVDIISLLLYHGADVNVRGEKGKTPLILAVERGHLGLVQMLLEQEHIEIDDTDREGKTALLLAVELKQKKIAQLLCNKEASTDCGDLVMIARRNYDAPLVKLLLSHGAREDGPPPVEDWKPQSSRWGEALEHLRRIYRPMIGNLKIFIDEEYKIADTSEGGIYLGFYEGQEVAVKRFSEGSTRGQQEVSCLQSSRANNDLVTFYGSESYKDCLYVCLALCEQTLEEHFAMCSGEAVENEEDVFARNVLSSVFNAVEKLHQLCGYTHQDLRPQNILIDSKNAICLADFDESIKWAGEPQEIKRDLQALGWLVLYVVRKGELPFETLKTKSNEEVIRLSPDEETRDLIRCLFNAGDNVQGHLNGLLGHPFFWSWEKK; translated from the exons ATGGAGACCAAGAGCCCTAACAGCCTTCAGGAGAGTCCCACACCCTCTGGCACTGAGAGGACATCAGAGGATGGCATTCAGTTACTCAAagctgttaaagaaggaaacatcGAGCTGCTCCAGCAATTGCTGGAAGGAGGGGCTGAGGTCAACTTCCAGGATGAATGGGGGTGGTCAGCTTTGCATAACGCCGTACAATGTTGCCGGGAGGACATGGTGAATCTTCTGCTTCACTATGGTGCAGACCCTTGTCTAAAGAAGAAGAATGGAGCCACTCCCTTCATCATTGCTGGGATTGTGGGAAATGTGGAGCTGCtcaaacttttcctttctaaaggAGCAGATGTCAATGAGTGTGATGCTAACGGCTTCACAGCTTTCATGGAAGCTGCTGTGCATGGTGAGGAGGAAGCCTTAAAATTCCTGTATGAGAATGGGGCAGAGGTGAATTTGAGTCGAAAGACAAAGGAGAATCAGAAGAGGCTTAGAAAAGGAGGGGCCACAGCTCTAATGGATGCTGCTGAGAATGGACATGCAGACATCTTGAAGATCCTCCTTGATGAGATGGGGGCAGATGTCAAAGCCCGTGACAATATGGGCAGAAATGCTTTGATCTATGCCTTTAGGAAGTCTGATAATGGAAACTTGGTGGACATCATTTCCCTTCTGCTGTACCACGGGGCTGATGTCAatgtgagaggagagaaagggaagacacCCCTGATCCTGGCAGTGGAAAGGGGACACTTGGGTTTAGTGCAGATGCTTCTGGAACAAGAACATATAGAGATTGATGACACAGACCGAGAGGGCAAAACAGCGCTTCTGTTGGCTGTCGAACTCAAACAGAAGAAAATTGCTCAACTCTTATGCAACAAAGAAGCCAGCACAGACTGTGGGGATCTTGTGATGATAGCGAGACGCAATTATGACGCTCCCCTTGTAAAGCTGCTTCTCTCTCATGGGGCCAGAGAAGATGGTCCCCCTCCTGTGGAAGACTGGAAGCCTCAGAGCTCACGCTGGGGGGAGGCCTTGGAACATCTCCGCAGAATATACCGCCCTATGATTGGCAATCTCAAGATCTTTATTGATGAAGAATATAAAATCGCTGACACTTCTGAAGGGGGCATCTACCTTGGGTTCTATGAAGGGCAGGAAGTAGCTGTGAAGCGATTCTCTGAAGGCAGCACACGCGGACAACAGGAAGTCTCCTGTCTGCAGAGCAGCCGAGCAAACAATGACTTGGTGACATTCTATGGGAGTGAGAGCTACAAGGACTGTCTGTATGTGTGTCTTGCCCTCTGTGAGCAGACCCTGGAGGAACACTTCGCCATGTGTAGCGGGGAGGCTGTGGAAAATGAGGAAGATGTGTTTGCCCGAAATGTCCTCTCATCTGTATTTAACGCTGTTGAGAAACTCCATCAGCTGTGTGGATACACACACCAGGATCTACGCCCACAAAACATCTTAATAG ATTCCAAGAATGCTATTTGCCTGGCAGATTTTGATGAAAGCATCAAGTGGGCTGGAGAGCCGCAGGAAATCAAGAGAGATCTACAG GCCCTCGGATGGCTGGTCCTGTATGTGGTAAGGAAGGGAGAACTCCCTTTTGAGACACTGAAGACGAAAAGCAATGAAGAGGTGATTCGACTTTCTCCAGATGAAGAAACTCGGGACCTCATTCGTTGCCTGTTTAATGCAGGAGACAACGTGCAGGGGCACCTGAACGGCCTGCTGGGTCATCCCTTCTTTTGGAGTTGGGAGAA gaaatag